From Dasypus novemcinctus isolate mDasNov1 chromosome 19, mDasNov1.1.hap2, whole genome shotgun sequence, a single genomic window includes:
- the LOC101430558 gene encoding zinc finger protein 420-like, translating into MPAKVFAMQSHELVTLKDVAVDFTQEEWDLLDTTQRKLFREVMLENISNLVSVGYQVCKRDVLSQLEQEEVSREGVVVPQYQNPGRKCAFKTWEMIEMVFSKPTCRKDSSKIMSLHRSHTQKNSFKCISLQEDSSFTSIVNQYALIHLTKKSYFRKPPPAVLSDYSNFKQHKHFHHTSKSYECYQNDKNCIQCSELTQYNVTPIGEKTHECHLGGKAFTTSSSLKLHERCHTGEKQQECDLCGKAFIQSSSLKKHERTHTGEKPHECLLCGKAFIQRSNLQQHERTHTGEKPHECHLCGKGFIQLSNLKQHERTHTGEKPHKCHLCGKAFIRLSRLKQHEITHTGEKPHECHLCGKAFIQSSYLKQHERTHTGEKPHKCHLCGKAFIRLSRLKQHEITHTGEKPHECHLCGKAFIQSSYLKQHERIHTGEKPHKCHLCGKAFIQSSYLKQHERTHTGEKPHKCHLCGKAFIQSSSLKQHERTHTGEKPHKCHLCGKAFTQLSSLKQHERTHTGEKPHKCHLCGKAFIRLSRLKQHEITHTGEKPHECHLCGKAFIRLSRLKQHEITHTGEKPHECHLCGKAFIQSSYLKQHERTHTGEKPHKCHLCGKAFIRSSSLKEHERTHTGEKPHKCHLCGKAFIQSSSLKQHERTHTGEKPHKCHLCGKAFIRSSSLKQHERTHTGEKPHKCHLCGKAFTQLSNLKRHERTSHWRETP; encoded by the exons gAGTTAGTGACCTTGAAGGATGTGGCTgtagacttcacccaggaagagtgggaccTGTTAGACACAACCCAGAGAAAGctgttcagagaagtgatgctggagaatatcagtAACCTGGTCTCAGTAG GATATCAAGTCTGCAAAAGAGATGTGCTTTCCCAGTTGGAACAGGAAGAAGTGTCGAGAGAAGGAGTAGTTGTTCCTCAATACCAGAATCCAG GGAGGAAATGTGCctttaaaacatgggaaatgatagaaatggtATTCAGTAAACCTACCTGTAGGAAAGACTCTTCTAAAATCATGTCATTG CACAGAtctcacacccagaagaattcctttaaatgtatttctttgcAAGAAGATTCTTCTTTCACATCCATAGTGAATCAATATGCATTGATTCACTTAacaaagaaatcctatttcaggAAACCACCTCCAGCAGTCCTCAGTGACTATTCAAATTTTAAACAACATAAGCATTTTCACcatacaagtaaatcatatgaatgctaccaaaatgataaaaattgtatccAATGCTCTGAACTCACGCAATACAATGTAACTCCCATTGGAGAGAAaacccatgaatgtcatctaggtgggaaagccttcactacatcctcttcccttaaacTGCATGAGCgatgtcacactggagaaaaacagCAAGAATGtgatctttgtgggaaagccttcattcaatcTTCTTCCctcaaaaaacatgaaagaactcacactggagagaaaccccatgaatgtcttctatgtgggaaagctttcattcaaCGTAGCAATCttcaacaacatgagagaactcacactggagagaaaccccatgaatgtcatctttgtggaaaAGGCTTCATTCAACTATCTAACctgaaacaacatgaaagaactcacactggagagaaaccccataaatgtcatctttgtggaaaagccttcattcGACTTTCTCGcctaaaacaacatgaaataactcacactggagagaaaccacatgaatgtcatctttgtgggaaagccttcattcaatcATCTTACctcaaacaacatgaaagaactcacactggagagaaaccccataaatgtcatctttgtggaaaagccttcattcGACTTTCTCGcctaaaacaacatgaaataactcacactggagagaaaccacatgaatgtcatctttgtgggaaagccttcattcaatcATCTTACctcaaacaacatgaaagaattcacactggagagaaaccccataaatgtcatctttgtgggaaagccttcattcaatcATCTTACctcaaacaacatgaaagaactcacactggagagaaaccccataaatgtcatctttgtgggaaagccttcattcaatcATCTTCCctcaaacaacatgaaagaactcacactggagagaaaccccataaatgtcatctttgtgggaaagccttcactcaacTATCTAGCctgaaacaacatgaaagaactcacactggagagaaaccccataaatgtcatctttgtggaaaagccttcattcGACTTTCTCGcctaaaacaacatgaaataactcacactggagagaaaccacatgaatgtcatctttgtgggaaagccttcattcgaCTTTCTCGcctaaaacaacatgaaataactcacactggagagaaaccacatgaatgtcatctttgtgggaaagccttcattcaatcATCTTACctcaaacaacatgaaagaactcacactggagagaaaccccataaatgtcatctttgtgggaaagccttcattcgaTCATCTTCCCTCAaagaacatgaaagaactcacactggagagaaaccccataaatgtcatctttgtgggaaagccttcattcaatcATCTTCCctcaaacaacatgaaagaactcacactggagagaaacctcataaatgtcatctttgtgggaaagccttcattcgaTCATCTTCCctcaaacaacatgaaagaactcacactggagagaaaccccataaatgtcatctttgtgggaaagccttcactcaacTATCTAACCTAAAACGACATGAAAGAAcatcacactggagagaaaccccataa